From the genome of Desulfobaculum xiamenense:
TTCGACGAAATCGAGCACCGCGCGAATGCCGGTGACAATCTGGTCCATGGGGCAGCCCTGCGAGCCGACGTGTACGTGCACGCCCGTGAGCCACGGATTCTTCGCGTAGGCCTCGGCCAGTTCGCTCCGGAAGACCTTGAGCGGCACGCCGAACTTGGAGTATTCCGCCGCCACGGAGGTCGCGCCGATGGTGCCGCTGCCCACCTGCGGGTTGATGCGGATGCCGAAGCCACCGGTGGGGGCGCTATTCCGTTCGGCCACCATGGCGGCCACGCGTTCGACTTCCTGCAGGTTGTCCATGTTGAGGTGCACGCCGAGGTCGATGGCGCGCCCAAGCTCGCGGACGGTCTTGGCCGGGGAGTCGAACACGATGCGCTCCGGCGTGAAGCCGCTGGAGAGCGCCAATTCGAACTCCGGCTCCGATGCGGCTTCGAGGCCGAGGAGCGGACCCGTGCCCGGTTTGGAAAGGGTTTCGATGTGCCGGAGAACCTTGCGCAGGGGATTGGCCTTGACGGCCACCGCGTGCAGGGTGTCTGCGGGGAAGGCCTCGCCCAGTTCGCGAACGCGCTCTTCGATGAGCGAGAGGTCGTGGAACAGGACGCTTGTATCCTCGTCGCGCACGGCCCCGGCCTCAAGGGCGCGGACGAGCGCGAGCGACATTGCAGTGGGGGAGAGTCTCTTTCGCATGCGGCGGGTATACAACGG
Proteins encoded in this window:
- a CDS encoding diaminopimelate decarboxylase; translated protein: MYNLWRAGSSLMPVPFRDGPLYTRRMRKRLSPTAMSLALVRALEAGAVRDEDTSVLFHDLSLIEERVRELGEAFPADTLHAVAVKANPLRKVLRHIETLSKPGTGPLLGLEAASEPEFELALSSGFTPERIVFDSPAKTVRELGRAIDLGVHLNMDNLQEVERVAAMVAERNSAPTGGFGIRINPQVGSGTIGATSVAAEYSKFGVPLKVFRSELAEAYAKNPWLTGVHVHVGSQGCPMDQIVTGIRAVLDFVEEVNAATGGRIRTFDMGGGLPADYGQDGFDAPDFTRYAAALRERCPELFSGRYRLMTEFGRAVHANAGFAASRVEYVKPQGDIRTAVIHLGADMFLRKCYNPGDWHHAFTVCAPDGSLKSGGERPYRIAGPLCFAGDLPGRDVVLPEIEPGDWIIIHDTGAYTLSMWSRYNSRAVPAVLGFDSPDATGGVIVLKRRERPEDVLRFWE